In Saccharothrix violaceirubra, the following are encoded in one genomic region:
- a CDS encoding N,N-dimethylformamidase beta subunit family domain-containing protein, with product MTAVDHTHAKVVGYTDRLSVRPGDRLAVHASATVPDARVRVVRLGHDGTAPTRTPVAVEAPERVAIPHQDFDHGSYGLVPRPPAPGAEVTFAVWVWPTADPGGRVGLLSQGDADEGPHVELALLPDRTVRFAVRAENGVVEVEGPALHLRRWYLLVGGYGPDGLRLEVRPGARVTGEETSSVATAPGAGALVGGQVPLLLGARFVDGDRVGHFDGKLDGPTVFGTALIDVDEHFRDTATAWQRGAKAHWDLFQDIGGDKLLDVIGGHHGTLHNQPLRGVTGHDWTGEVLDWRFADRGYAAVHFHSDDLSDCGWEPLFTVEVPEGLPTGVYAVELATDEGVDRLPFFVRPAARQARLALLIPTLSYLAYALDHLYQPGMPEDPAEYAAPFARANSLHSMYDRHSDGSGVATASLLRPLLGMRDDHVLRATGCVHQLSEDLFLVGWLDRQGVEYDILTDHDLDAEGATAFEGYSAVITGSHPEYWSRRMLDGIGAHLDGGGHLGYLGGNGAYWVTAIHPERRHLAELRRGYVGVRCWESEPGELTLTSTAEPGGLWQERGRAPHRLFGIGTAAAGLTTGGAYEIQDVDHPFLDGIDRTKPLGAFGAVLGGAASFETCGIDALLGSPPGVTLLARAMLGGMYISGDTGPAIPHPLGDPVDRRRSDMTVYTTTGGGEVFSTGSIGWCGALSYDGDDNDVSRLTANVLRSWGVGPAKEEG from the coding sequence ATGACAGCGGTCGACCACACACACGCCAAGGTCGTCGGGTACACCGACCGCCTCTCGGTGCGACCGGGCGACCGGCTCGCCGTGCACGCCTCCGCGACGGTGCCGGACGCCCGCGTCCGCGTCGTGCGCCTCGGTCACGACGGCACGGCGCCCACCCGCACACCCGTCGCGGTCGAGGCGCCCGAGCGCGTCGCGATCCCGCACCAGGACTTCGACCACGGCTCGTACGGCCTGGTCCCCCGGCCGCCGGCGCCGGGTGCCGAGGTCACGTTCGCGGTGTGGGTCTGGCCGACGGCCGACCCGGGCGGCCGGGTCGGGCTGCTGAGCCAGGGCGACGCGGACGAGGGTCCGCACGTCGAACTGGCGCTGCTGCCCGACCGGACCGTGCGGTTCGCGGTCCGCGCCGAGAACGGCGTCGTCGAGGTCGAAGGTCCGGCGCTGCACCTGCGGCGCTGGTACCTGCTCGTCGGCGGCTACGGTCCCGACGGCCTGCGGCTGGAGGTCCGGCCGGGCGCGCGGGTCACGGGCGAGGAGACGTCGTCCGTGGCCACCGCACCCGGTGCGGGCGCGCTCGTGGGCGGGCAGGTGCCGCTGCTGCTGGGCGCCCGGTTCGTCGACGGCGACCGCGTGGGCCACTTCGACGGCAAGCTCGACGGGCCGACCGTGTTCGGCACGGCGCTCATCGACGTCGACGAGCACTTCCGCGACACGGCCACGGCGTGGCAGCGCGGCGCCAAGGCCCACTGGGACCTGTTCCAGGACATCGGCGGCGACAAGCTGCTCGACGTCATCGGCGGGCACCACGGCACGCTGCACAACCAGCCGTTGCGCGGCGTCACCGGCCACGACTGGACCGGCGAGGTGCTCGACTGGCGGTTCGCCGACCGGGGCTACGCGGCGGTGCACTTCCACTCCGACGACCTGTCGGACTGCGGGTGGGAACCGCTGTTCACCGTCGAGGTGCCGGAGGGTCTGCCGACCGGCGTGTACGCGGTGGAGCTGGCCACGGACGAGGGCGTCGACCGGCTGCCCTTCTTCGTGCGGCCCGCCGCCCGGCAGGCCCGGCTGGCGTTGCTGATCCCGACGCTGTCCTACCTGGCGTACGCGCTCGACCACCTGTACCAGCCGGGCATGCCGGAGGACCCGGCCGAGTACGCGGCGCCGTTCGCGCGGGCCAACTCGTTGCACAGCATGTACGACCGGCACTCCGACGGCAGCGGCGTGGCGACCGCGTCCCTGCTGCGCCCGCTGCTGGGCATGCGCGACGACCACGTCCTGCGGGCCACCGGCTGCGTGCACCAGCTCAGCGAGGACCTGTTCCTCGTGGGCTGGCTGGACCGGCAGGGCGTCGAGTACGACATCCTCACCGACCACGACCTGGACGCCGAGGGCGCGACCGCGTTCGAGGGGTACTCGGCCGTGATCACCGGCAGCCACCCCGAGTACTGGTCGCGGCGGATGCTCGACGGGATCGGCGCGCACCTGGACGGCGGCGGCCACCTGGGGTACCTGGGCGGCAACGGCGCGTACTGGGTCACCGCGATCCACCCGGAGCGCCGCCACCTCGCCGAGCTGCGGCGTGGCTACGTGGGTGTGCGCTGCTGGGAGAGCGAGCCGGGCGAGCTGACCCTGACCTCGACCGCCGAACCGGGCGGCCTGTGGCAGGAACGCGGCCGGGCGCCGCACCGGCTGTTCGGCATCGGCACGGCCGCCGCGGGCCTGACGACCGGCGGCGCGTACGAGATCCAGGACGTCGACCACCCGTTCCTGGACGGGATCGACCGCACGAAGCCGCTGGGCGCGTTCGGCGCGGTGCTCGGCGGCGCGGCCTCGTTCGAGACGTGCGGCATCGACGCGCTGCTGGGCAGCCCGCCCGGCGTCACGCTGCTGGCGCGGGCGATGCTCGGCGGGATGTACATCTCCGGCGACACCGGTCCGGCGATCCCCCACCCGTTGGGCGATCCGGTCGACCGGCGGCGTTCGGACATGACGGTGTACACGACGACCGGCGGCGGCGAGGTGTTCTCGACCGGGTCGATCGGCTGGTGTGGCGCGCTCTCGTACGACGGCGACGACAACGACGTCTCACGCCTGACCGCGAACGTCCTGCGGTCCTGGGGCGTGGGACCGGCCAAGGAGGAGGGCTGA
- a CDS encoding SDR family NAD(P)-dependent oxidoreductase, giving the protein MGDKVALVTGGAGGIGGALAAALAGAGHRVAVADLDGAAAVEHARTFGGLGLGMDVGDQDSVRAAVGATVTELGSIDVLVHAAGVVGGGGPLLALPVEVVDQVLAVNVRGTFLITQAVGEVMASAGRGGSIVHISSAGSFAPTVGLGHYEASKAAMNALTRSAALELARFGIRVNAIAPGPVETPLTAAAMRDDQAKAFWTQRIPLGRIAQTSDLVPIVLLLASGEAAHITGTVLPVDGGQLLGSSA; this is encoded by the coding sequence ATGGGCGACAAAGTCGCCCTGGTGACCGGTGGCGCGGGCGGGATCGGTGGCGCGCTCGCCGCCGCGCTCGCGGGCGCCGGTCACCGGGTCGCGGTCGCCGACCTCGACGGCGCCGCGGCGGTCGAGCACGCCCGCACGTTCGGCGGGCTCGGCCTGGGGATGGACGTCGGCGACCAGGACTCGGTGCGCGCGGCGGTCGGCGCGACCGTGACCGAACTCGGGTCGATCGACGTCCTGGTGCACGCGGCGGGCGTCGTCGGCGGCGGAGGTCCGCTGCTGGCCCTGCCGGTCGAGGTGGTGGACCAGGTGCTCGCGGTGAACGTGCGCGGCACCTTCCTGATCACCCAGGCGGTCGGCGAGGTCATGGCCTCGGCCGGCCGGGGTGGTTCGATCGTGCACATCAGCTCGGCGGGCTCGTTCGCGCCCACGGTCGGCCTCGGGCACTACGAGGCGTCCAAGGCCGCGATGAACGCGTTGACCCGGTCGGCCGCGCTGGAACTGGCGCGGTTCGGCATCCGGGTCAACGCGATCGCGCCCGGTCCCGTGGAGACGCCGTTGACCGCGGCGGCGATGCGGGACGACCAGGCGAAGGCGTTCTGGACCCAGCGCATCCCGCTGGGCCGGATCGCGCAGACCTCCGACCTCGTCCCGATCGTCCTGCTGCTCGCGTCGGGCGAGGCCGCGCACATCACCGGAACCGTGCTGCCGGTCGACGGCGGCCAACTGTTGGGAAGCTCGGCATGA
- a CDS encoding methyltransferase: MTDPTPLVNVATGFMAAKQLFAASELGVFAALAAGPATSAELAERAGLPERTARILADAMVGLELLAFADGKYTNTAVTAEYLSGGDGLDLRPWLGFWNGMSYPHWLHYTESMRTAQPGPFQLDESNMGEFMNGVQTYNSLHAQQLAEHYDWRLHKNVLDLGGLAISFLTEAAARNPELTGAFVTTPDFIKMLEGSLTGELADRIKFQAADPLTDEIPGHYDAVLLEHVLHRFTPEQNKTFFTAARKVVDPGARLLVVDFLLLADDARRIDPILAGEYLVIDGTVVYPEAEVVSWLGETGWKFLETRPIPGSPRVVIAEAV; encoded by the coding sequence ATGACCGATCCCACTCCCCTGGTGAACGTCGCGACCGGCTTCATGGCCGCCAAGCAGCTCTTCGCGGCCAGCGAGCTGGGCGTGTTCGCCGCGCTCGCCGCGGGCCCGGCGACATCGGCCGAGCTGGCCGAGCGCGCCGGCCTGCCCGAGCGCACGGCCCGCATCCTCGCCGACGCCATGGTGGGCCTGGAGCTGCTCGCGTTCGCCGACGGCAAGTACACCAACACGGCGGTCACCGCCGAGTACCTGTCCGGTGGCGACGGCCTGGACCTGCGGCCGTGGCTGGGCTTCTGGAACGGCATGAGCTACCCGCACTGGCTGCACTACACCGAGTCGATGCGCACCGCGCAGCCCGGTCCGTTCCAGTTGGACGAATCGAACATGGGCGAGTTCATGAACGGTGTCCAGACCTACAACAGCCTGCACGCGCAGCAGCTCGCCGAGCACTACGACTGGCGCCTGCACAAGAACGTGCTCGACCTGGGCGGCCTGGCGATCTCGTTCCTCACCGAGGCCGCCGCGCGCAACCCGGAGCTGACCGGCGCGTTCGTCACCACGCCGGACTTCATCAAGATGCTGGAGGGCTCGCTCACCGGCGAGCTGGCCGACCGGATCAAGTTCCAGGCGGCCGACCCGCTGACCGACGAGATCCCCGGCCACTACGACGCGGTCCTGCTGGAGCACGTGCTGCACCGGTTCACGCCGGAGCAGAACAAGACGTTCTTCACCGCCGCGCGCAAGGTCGTCGACCCGGGCGCCCGCCTGCTGGTGGTGGACTTCCTGCTGCTGGCCGACGACGCCCGCCGCATCGACCCGATCCTCGCGGGCGAGTACCTCGTGATCGACGGCACCGTGGTCTACCCCGAGGCCGAGGTCGTCTCGTGGCTGGGCGAGACGGGCTGGAAGTTCCTGGAGACCCGTCCGATCCCGGGCTCGCCGCGGGTGGTCATCGCCGAGGCCGTGTGA
- a CDS encoding zinc-binding dehydrogenase translates to MHPKVTRAAVLREFRAPLDVVDVPLPAELPPGSAVVRITKTTLCGTDAHLWQGVLPFVALPIVLGHEMAGEVVALGPGAERDAEGRPVSVGSRVVWSESVCGLCHACTVLREPVLCTDRGYGFSQRADVSPYVVGGLSEYAYLPPGAHRIVLADDMPDHWAASAGCAVKTVLRAYANAGGVEPGSTVAVQGAGPLGLIATAVARACGAGQVITLGGPGNRLALARGFGADSTIDVTDVTDPDERVAQVEELTGARGADLVLDFAGAPTANREGVLMCGKRGTHVVVGLAGPDAARVPMDVVISREIRVVGSLNGDVGDLSRALRFLSAFADRFDWDAMFSAPVGLSGAEQAIRDMASMAAVKAVVDPGLD, encoded by the coding sequence ATGCACCCCAAGGTGACCCGCGCCGCGGTGCTGCGCGAGTTCAGGGCGCCGCTGGACGTGGTCGACGTGCCACTGCCGGCGGAACTGCCCCCGGGCTCGGCGGTCGTGCGGATCACGAAGACCACGTTGTGCGGCACGGACGCGCACCTGTGGCAGGGCGTGCTGCCGTTCGTGGCGCTGCCGATCGTGCTCGGCCACGAGATGGCGGGCGAGGTCGTGGCGCTGGGTCCGGGCGCGGAACGCGACGCCGAGGGCCGGCCGGTGTCGGTCGGCAGCCGCGTGGTGTGGTCGGAGTCGGTGTGCGGGCTGTGCCACGCGTGCACGGTCCTGCGCGAGCCCGTCCTGTGCACGGACCGGGGGTACGGGTTCTCCCAGCGCGCGGACGTCTCCCCCTACGTCGTGGGCGGGCTGTCCGAGTACGCATACCTGCCGCCGGGCGCGCACCGGATCGTGCTGGCCGACGACATGCCCGACCACTGGGCCGCGTCGGCGGGCTGCGCGGTCAAGACCGTGCTGCGCGCGTACGCCAACGCGGGCGGTGTCGAGCCGGGCTCGACGGTCGCCGTGCAGGGCGCGGGTCCGCTGGGACTGATCGCGACGGCCGTGGCGCGCGCGTGCGGCGCCGGACAGGTGATCACGTTGGGCGGTCCGGGAAACCGGCTCGCCCTGGCCCGCGGCTTCGGCGCGGACAGCACCATCGACGTCACCGACGTCACCGACCCGGACGAACGGGTCGCCCAGGTCGAGGAGCTGACCGGTGCGCGCGGCGCCGACCTGGTACTGGACTTCGCGGGTGCGCCGACGGCCAACCGCGAAGGCGTCCTCATGTGCGGCAAGCGCGGTACGCACGTCGTGGTCGGCCTGGCCGGTCCCGACGCCGCGCGGGTGCCGATGGACGTCGTGATCAGCCGCGAGATCCGCGTGGTCGGCTCGCTCAACGGCGACGTGGGAGACCTGTCCCGCGCGCTGCGCTTCCTGTCGGCGTTCGCCGACCGCTTCGACTGGGACGCCATGTTCTCCGCACCCGTCGGCTTGTCGGGTGCGGAACAGGCGATCAGGGACATGGCGTCGATGGCGGCGGTCAAGGCCGTCGTCGACCCCGGACTGGACTAG
- a CDS encoding dienelactone hydrolase family protein, whose amino-acid sequence MTAHDHLSDAGEFRLVSADGARVLAYRAVPRRPTGAGVVVLPDVRGAHEFYRGLARRFAGQGIAALVVDHWARLAWNDDRSDDFDGLSYVSRLDWAAARDDIRAGVDLLLSGSLGPVSTVFALGFSLGGAMALGQAALEPRLRGAIGCYARPAECRELIPRMSGPLLVIGAGDDFFTTVEDNLAFDRELTLAGVEHEFHLYPDAPHSFVDGAIPEQADNAADAWQRVVAFVREHSRES is encoded by the coding sequence ATGACCGCGCACGACCACCTGTCCGACGCCGGCGAGTTCCGACTCGTCTCGGCGGACGGCGCCCGCGTCCTGGCCTACCGGGCGGTGCCCCGGCGGCCGACCGGCGCGGGCGTGGTCGTGCTGCCCGACGTGCGCGGCGCGCACGAGTTCTACCGCGGCCTTGCCCGGCGCTTCGCCGGGCAGGGCATCGCGGCGCTGGTCGTCGACCACTGGGCACGCCTGGCCTGGAACGACGACCGCAGCGACGACTTCGACGGCCTGTCCTACGTGTCCCGGTTGGACTGGGCCGCCGCCCGCGACGACATCCGGGCCGGGGTGGACCTCCTGCTCTCCGGGTCGCTGGGCCCGGTGTCGACGGTGTTCGCGCTCGGCTTCAGCCTCGGCGGCGCGATGGCGCTGGGCCAGGCGGCACTCGAACCCCGGCTGCGCGGCGCGATCGGCTGCTACGCGCGGCCGGCCGAGTGCCGCGAGCTGATCCCCCGGATGTCCGGGCCGCTGCTGGTGATCGGCGCCGGGGACGACTTCTTCACCACGGTCGAGGACAACCTCGCGTTCGACCGCGAACTCACCCTGGCCGGGGTCGAGCACGAGTTCCACCTCTACCCGGACGCGCCGCACTCGTTCGTCGACGGCGCGATCCCCGAGCAGGCGGACAACGCCGCCGATGCGTGGCAGCGCGTCGTCGCGTTCGTCCGCGAACACAGTCGGGAGAGTTGA
- a CDS encoding branched-chain amino acid ABC transporter permease, translating into MLELSAAVAGLATGGAYALIGLSVLLTYRLVAVVDFAQASVGAFGAFSMVALLDADLALPLAVLAGLVVGALVHMGLGLVMVRWFAEAGEGVKAAVTIAVYLGLVAAGLRLFGTHPQAFPKPFDSPAATVGGVVVTWTAVVTMLLAVLFAVLPTVLLGRTRTGLLLRAMSERPTTAELIGIRVPRLSLVVWGVAGAASALGIMIVAPTLAGDFGSQSMLVTPALAAALVGAFRSFTWTFVGGVGLGVLQGVAGVVESLRQYRGVLPFVVILAVLVWTRRRDRWDTAA; encoded by the coding sequence GTGCTCGAACTGTCCGCCGCGGTGGCGGGACTGGCCACCGGCGGGGCTTACGCCCTGATCGGCCTGTCCGTCCTGCTCACCTACCGCCTGGTGGCGGTGGTCGACTTCGCGCAGGCGTCGGTCGGTGCCTTCGGCGCCTTCTCGATGGTCGCCCTGCTCGACGCCGACCTGGCCCTGCCCCTCGCCGTTCTCGCCGGTCTGGTCGTCGGCGCGCTGGTGCACATGGGGCTCGGCCTGGTGATGGTGCGGTGGTTCGCCGAGGCGGGCGAGGGCGTGAAGGCCGCGGTCACGATCGCGGTGTACCTCGGACTCGTCGCGGCGGGCCTGCGGTTGTTCGGCACGCATCCCCAGGCGTTCCCCAAGCCGTTCGACTCCCCGGCGGCGACGGTGGGTGGCGTGGTGGTCACGTGGACCGCCGTGGTCACGATGCTGCTCGCGGTGCTCTTCGCCGTGCTGCCCACCGTCCTGCTCGGCCGGACCCGGACCGGCCTGCTGCTGCGGGCGATGTCGGAACGGCCGACCACGGCCGAGCTGATCGGCATCCGGGTGCCCCGGCTGTCGCTGGTGGTCTGGGGCGTCGCCGGCGCGGCGAGCGCCCTGGGCATCATGATCGTGGCGCCCACCCTGGCCGGCGACTTCGGCTCGCAGAGCATGCTGGTCACGCCCGCGCTGGCGGCGGCGCTGGTCGGCGCGTTCCGCAGCTTCACGTGGACGTTCGTCGGCGGCGTCGGCCTGGGCGTGCTCCAAGGCGTCGCCGGGGTGGTCGAGTCGCTCCGGCAGTACCGCGGCGTCCTGCCGTTCGTCGTGATCCTCGCCGTGCTGGTGTGGACGCGACGCCGGGACCGCTGGGACACCGCGGCATGA
- a CDS encoding ABC transporter substrate-binding protein, producing MRTPLRLGAVLATTVLTASALAGCGAGSGDTIKIGAIAGLTGTFITEEVVKTAQRVFDDANDAGGINGKKIEYIVKDDAGNAERTAQVARELLDAGVVAMAGSASFTDCDVNDGLYRQQKISSVMAVGASPTCYASPQIAPVNVGPFTLLTAVALHASQKLGDKRICNFTVVLPGSEEAVKLALDKWERLSGLKLVINDLTVQQSGDLTPYILRAKEADCDAVMFNTAEQMVVPWLQAAKTQKMDDVDFLLLAPAYTDSVAKAVGGLGLNVYAGSEFEPFTSDSLANAKWRETVTRASASPTAFSQGGYLSAKFMVEVLRSVKGEITRDSVNEALKTMTPIDDPMMASPFVFGPGEAHAPNQGSKIVRLTGLKWAVVDDTFITVPND from the coding sequence ATGAGAACTCCGCTCAGGTTGGGAGCCGTCCTCGCGACGACCGTGCTCACCGCGTCCGCGCTCGCGGGCTGCGGCGCCGGAAGCGGCGACACGATCAAGATCGGCGCGATCGCCGGGCTCACCGGCACGTTCATCACCGAAGAGGTGGTGAAGACCGCGCAGCGCGTGTTCGACGACGCCAACGACGCCGGCGGCATCAACGGCAAGAAGATCGAGTACATCGTCAAGGACGACGCGGGCAACGCCGAGCGCACCGCGCAGGTGGCCCGGGAACTCCTGGACGCCGGCGTCGTCGCGATGGCGGGTTCCGCCAGCTTCACCGACTGCGACGTCAACGACGGCCTGTACCGCCAGCAGAAGATCTCCTCGGTCATGGCCGTCGGCGCGAGCCCGACCTGCTACGCCAGCCCGCAGATCGCCCCGGTCAACGTCGGGCCGTTCACCCTGCTGACCGCCGTGGCGCTGCACGCGTCGCAGAAGCTCGGCGACAAGCGCATCTGCAACTTCACCGTCGTGCTGCCCGGCTCCGAGGAGGCCGTGAAGCTGGCGCTGGACAAGTGGGAGCGGCTCAGCGGGCTCAAGCTGGTGATCAACGACCTGACCGTCCAGCAGAGCGGCGACCTGACGCCGTACATCCTGCGCGCCAAGGAAGCCGACTGCGACGCGGTCATGTTCAACACCGCCGAGCAGATGGTCGTGCCGTGGCTCCAGGCGGCCAAGACGCAGAAGATGGACGACGTCGACTTCCTGCTGCTGGCACCGGCCTACACCGACAGCGTGGCGAAGGCCGTCGGCGGTCTGGGCCTGAACGTCTACGCCGGGTCCGAGTTCGAGCCGTTCACCTCCGACAGCCTGGCCAACGCCAAGTGGCGCGAGACCGTGACCCGGGCGAGCGCCTCGCCCACCGCGTTCTCGCAGGGCGGCTACCTGTCGGCCAAGTTCATGGTCGAGGTGCTCAGGTCGGTCAAGGGCGAGATCACCCGCGACTCGGTCAACGAGGCGCTCAAGACCATGACGCCGATCGACGACCCGATGATGGCGTCGCCGTTCGTGTTCGGCCCCGGCGAGGCGCACGCGCCGAACCAGGGCTCGAAGATCGTCCGGCTCACCGGTCTGAAGTGGGCGGTCGTGGACGACACGTTCATCACGGTCCCGAACGACTGA
- a CDS encoding branched-chain amino acid ABC transporter ATP-binding protein/permease: MDALLRRSPHPLLPGLLLAVVATAVIASTASSYVLFLAIGAAVNTVYLQSYGLITGRAGVLSLCQLSFAGIGAYVVGWAHVVDVPGGFAVWLLLGGLAAVVAGLLIGLPALRLRGVNLAVATFAFAMAVDVVLAGVPFPGREKFDFVPRPAGFTDDAGYFVFTMTVVTALAVGLWFLDRSRTGGALVEIRHSERAAAAHGISVVHGKLTAFALSAGIAGIGGGLMAGRLGVVSAISFSTFASVTLFAIAVFVGTHNVEGAIAGGLLGVAFPVLIDTIGVPQDLAALFFAVGAVQVLRLGMSQTDLLRAKRRRRRVARAEAETDEDSTAPILHRPVVRVGADGWPVRDPDAEPALEVRNVTVRFGALTAVDDVSLIVPKGHVVGLVGPNGAGKSTLVNTVTGFTDRYTGTVLLDGRPVDKLPAHLRARAGLRRGFQQSRVPTSLDVGLFLRVAAGRPLTSAEVDEQLSLFGCPGADTPMETVDVATRRLLEVAGLALGRPPVLLLDEPAAGQSSAETRLLKRRISEIPERYGTAVLLVEHDLELVRSTCDSVVVMDFGRVVASGPPDDVLRDPVVVSAYLGTAALPTPDPRRETTSR, translated from the coding sequence ATGGACGCCCTCCTGCGCCGGTCGCCGCACCCGCTGCTGCCGGGTCTGCTCCTCGCCGTCGTCGCCACGGCCGTGATCGCCTCGACCGCGTCGAGCTACGTGCTGTTCCTGGCCATCGGCGCGGCCGTGAACACGGTCTACCTCCAGAGCTACGGCCTGATCACCGGGCGCGCGGGCGTGCTGTCGCTGTGCCAGCTCAGCTTCGCGGGCATCGGCGCGTACGTGGTCGGCTGGGCGCACGTCGTGGACGTGCCCGGCGGGTTCGCGGTCTGGCTGCTGCTGGGCGGTCTGGCCGCGGTCGTGGCCGGGCTGCTGATCGGCCTGCCCGCGCTGCGGCTGCGCGGCGTGAACCTGGCCGTGGCCACGTTCGCGTTCGCCATGGCGGTCGACGTGGTGTTGGCGGGCGTGCCGTTCCCCGGCCGGGAGAAGTTCGACTTCGTGCCCCGGCCCGCCGGGTTCACCGACGACGCGGGCTACTTCGTGTTCACCATGACCGTGGTGACCGCGCTGGCCGTCGGCCTGTGGTTCCTCGACCGCTCCCGCACGGGCGGCGCCCTGGTCGAGATCCGGCACTCCGAACGGGCCGCCGCCGCGCACGGCATCAGCGTCGTGCACGGCAAGCTGACCGCGTTCGCGCTCAGCGCCGGGATCGCGGGCATCGGCGGCGGGCTGATGGCCGGGCGCCTGGGCGTGGTGTCGGCGATCTCGTTCTCGACGTTCGCCTCGGTCACGCTGTTCGCGATCGCGGTGTTCGTCGGCACGCACAACGTCGAGGGCGCGATCGCGGGCGGTCTGCTCGGCGTGGCCTTCCCGGTGCTGATCGACACCATCGGCGTCCCGCAGGACCTGGCCGCGCTCTTCTTCGCCGTCGGCGCCGTGCAGGTGCTCCGGCTGGGCATGAGCCAGACCGACCTGCTGCGTGCCAAGCGCCGTCGTCGGCGCGTCGCACGCGCGGAAGCGGAAACCGACGAGGACTCGACCGCGCCGATCCTGCACCGACCGGTGGTCCGGGTGGGCGCCGACGGGTGGCCGGTGCGCGACCCCGACGCCGAGCCCGCGCTGGAGGTCCGGAACGTGACCGTCCGGTTCGGCGCGTTGACGGCCGTGGACGACGTCAGCCTGATCGTCCCCAAGGGACACGTGGTCGGTCTCGTCGGCCCCAACGGCGCCGGCAAGTCCACTCTCGTCAACACGGTCACCGGTTTCACCGACCGCTACACCGGGACGGTCCTGCTCGACGGCCGCCCGGTCGACAAGCTGCCCGCGCACCTCCGCGCGCGGGCCGGTCTGCGCCGCGGCTTCCAACAGTCGCGGGTGCCGACCTCGCTGGACGTCGGCCTGTTCCTGCGCGTGGCGGCCGGCAGACCGCTCACGTCCGCGGAGGTCGACGAGCAACTGTCCCTTTTCGGCTGTCCGGGCGCGGACACGCCGATGGAGACCGTCGACGTGGCCACGCGTCGACTGCTGGAGGTCGCGGGTCTGGCACTGGGACGTCCCCCGGTCCTGCTGCTCGACGAACCCGCCGCCGGTCAGTCCAGTGCGGAGACACGCCTGCTCAAGCGCAGGATCTCCGAGATCCCCGAGCGTTACGGCACCGCCGTGCTGCTGGTCGAACACGACCTTGAACTGGTCCGGTCGACCTGCGATTCGGTGGTGGTGATGGACTTCGGCCGGGTCGTCGCGTCCGGTCCCCCGGACGACGTGCTCCGCGACCCGGTCGTGGTGTCCGCCTACCTGGGCACCGCGGCCCTCCCCACCCCCGATCCCCGAAGGGAAACAACCTCCCGATGA
- a CDS encoding ABC transporter ATP-binding protein, producing MSVLSLADVTVERSGLAVVRDVSLRADQGAVTVLLGANGAGKTTLLEGVSGATPIASGTITLDGRRLDGLRAWRRARAGIAHVEQDRAVFRDLTLRENLLAACRRGTTPDRALDLFPELRKQLHVPAGLLSGGEQQMLVVGRALLGEPRFLLVDEMSLGLAPIVVERLAAAVRALADDGVGVLLVEQFAALALRIADRAYVMSRGRIVYEGDGATLRADHDLLRGLYLGEPVESGV from the coding sequence GTGAGTGTGCTGTCCCTCGCGGACGTCACGGTCGAGCGGTCGGGTCTGGCCGTGGTCCGCGACGTCTCGCTGCGGGCGGACCAGGGCGCCGTGACCGTGCTGCTCGGCGCCAACGGCGCGGGCAAGACGACGCTGCTCGAAGGCGTGTCCGGCGCGACCCCGATCGCGTCCGGCACGATCACGCTCGACGGCCGCCGCCTCGACGGGCTGCGCGCGTGGCGCCGGGCGCGGGCCGGGATCGCCCACGTCGAGCAGGACCGCGCGGTGTTCCGCGACCTGACCCTGCGGGAGAACCTGCTCGCCGCGTGCCGGCGCGGGACCACGCCGGACCGCGCGCTCGACCTGTTCCCCGAGTTGCGCAAGCAGCTCCACGTGCCCGCCGGGCTGCTGTCCGGCGGCGAGCAGCAGATGCTGGTCGTCGGCCGCGCCCTGCTGGGCGAGCCGCGCTTCCTGCTGGTCGACGAGATGTCGCTGGGCCTGGCACCTATCGTCGTCGAACGCCTGGCCGCGGCCGTGCGCGCGCTCGCCGACGACGGTGTGGGCGTGCTGCTGGTCGAGCAGTTCGCGGCGCTGGCGCTGCGCATCGCCGACCGCGCGTACGTGATGTCGCGCGGCCGGATCGTCTACGAGGGCGACGGCGCGACGCTGCGTGCCGACCACGACCTGCTGCGCGGCCTGTACCTGGGCGAGCCTGTCGAGAGCGGGGTCTGA